A genome region from Coprococcus phoceensis includes the following:
- a CDS encoding EAL domain-containing protein produces the protein MFRKFRKNKSIFSYLLLGMCMLILAETAILSESLRVGGIYEKLNQNAKDIVDQKVINRSASLQNEMVNNWSNLSKLADNINKIAEELDREGSIEFETLDESSDSAEPLILKAVDQLISTMCSQRVTGAYIVLNNHNLDDGIEDKPGVYLRDFDPMSKSSSENGDILIERAPAEVVKSLNIATDSAWRPRFEFQKENVTYYDFFYTPYQQALKSNGEYSAEEMGYWGGKYRLNGTKYDAITYSLPLINAKGVVYGVVGIDITLDYLSKILPSTELLDDENSCYMIALNQDGELSMEGFAVSGSACEKNTSKVNLTKLDNDYYVCSEGRKLYTSRQRLNIYNDNTPYGNQQWMLVGIADTESLFAFTGKIKSILLFAIVLTVAVGIVGSLIFSYIISRPIKKLTEEVDRANVKDEIRFKRTNIAEIDRFARTMEKLNQNVRDTSSKFTNLLQMASVKLAGFEYNDDTQELFLSDNFFEIFLNDEINAASLTLEQFKKAFDPYKQYIVSSDYSQKQYLFQIPDKNNVVYVNLRLLEKGNIYTGIIEDVTNTVIEKQVIEYERDHDTLTGLLNRGAFIRIMNDLFENHRAELKTAALLMLDLDNLKYINDNYGHENGDNYIAKAAEIFVRNSPENTVISRISGDEFYIFFYGYENEAVITELIAHLKSAIRKTTIPIGEKSFQMEVSGGLAWYPKDSESFEKLQHFADYAMYKIKHSSKGDMTDFDRDEYLRDSFKREVKDELKTIITNKTLQFYFQPIISSKDGSVFAYESLMRSFTPSLKSPLDILKVAKEENCLNAIEELTWELALDTFATHVNNNLIDKHSKIFINSIANQILSDKKVKELEEKYAEYLGNVVLEVTEGECVDENHQNQKAKLMKKWHAELALDDYGSGYNSEKMLLSISPKFIKIDMDIIRNIDSNPDKCKIVENIVGYAHEREMKVIAEGIETIEELKQVIRLRVDYLQGYLFSKPQYVPPKIRDNIVKLIQVVNEEV, from the coding sequence ATGTTTCGAAAGTTTAGAAAAAACAAGTCTATTTTCTCCTATTTGCTGCTTGGGATGTGTATGCTTATTTTGGCTGAGACAGCAATTTTATCAGAAAGTCTCCGAGTGGGCGGAATCTATGAAAAACTAAATCAGAATGCAAAAGATATTGTGGATCAAAAAGTAATTAACCGAAGTGCCTCTCTGCAAAACGAAATGGTGAACAACTGGTCGAACCTGTCAAAACTAGCTGACAATATTAATAAGATTGCGGAAGAACTGGACAGAGAGGGAAGTATTGAATTTGAAACACTGGACGAAAGTTCGGACTCTGCGGAACCACTTATTCTAAAAGCAGTAGACCAGCTGATTTCGACGATGTGCTCACAGCGTGTGACGGGAGCCTATATCGTTCTAAATAACCATAATTTAGATGATGGGATTGAAGATAAACCGGGAGTATATTTAAGAGATTTTGATCCGATGTCTAAGAGCTCAAGTGAAAATGGCGATATATTAATCGAGCGTGCGCCGGCGGAAGTGGTGAAATCGCTAAATATTGCGACGGACTCTGCGTGGCGTCCTCGTTTTGAATTCCAAAAAGAAAATGTCACGTATTATGATTTTTTCTATACACCATATCAGCAGGCACTCAAAAGTAATGGAGAGTACAGTGCTGAGGAGATGGGATATTGGGGCGGAAAGTACAGACTGAATGGAACTAAATACGATGCGATTACATATTCTCTTCCGCTGATCAATGCCAAAGGAGTTGTCTATGGAGTTGTGGGAATCGATATCACATTAGACTATTTAAGTAAGATTTTGCCAAGCACAGAGTTGTTAGATGATGAAAACAGCTGTTATATGATTGCGCTCAACCAAGATGGTGAGCTGTCGATGGAAGGATTTGCTGTGAGTGGAAGTGCATGTGAAAAGAACACCTCGAAAGTGAATCTCACTAAGTTGGATAATGACTATTATGTATGCAGTGAGGGCAGAAAATTATACACGTCAAGGCAGCGCCTCAATATTTATAATGATAATACGCCATATGGCAACCAGCAGTGGATGCTGGTGGGGATTGCGGATACAGAATCGCTGTTTGCGTTTACTGGCAAGATAAAATCTATTTTGCTTTTTGCAATTGTTCTGACAGTAGCAGTGGGAATTGTTGGAAGCCTTATCTTTAGCTATATCATTTCAAGACCGATTAAAAAGCTGACAGAAGAGGTTGACCGGGCAAATGTAAAAGATGAGATTCGATTCAAGAGGACAAATATTGCGGAAATTGACCGCTTCGCGCGCACGATGGAAAAATTGAATCAAAATGTGAGAGATACTTCCTCTAAGTTTACAAATTTGCTTCAGATGGCAAGTGTAAAGCTGGCTGGGTTTGAATATAATGACGATACTCAGGAACTGTTTTTATCAGATAATTTTTTCGAGATTTTCCTCAATGATGAAATCAATGCCGCCTCTCTGACACTAGAGCAGTTTAAAAAAGCATTTGATCCATATAAGCAATATATTGTGTCTTCCGACTATAGTCAGAAACAGTACTTGTTTCAGATTCCGGATAAAAATAATGTGGTGTATGTGAATCTTCGCTTGTTGGAGAAGGGGAACATTTATACCGGAATCATTGAAGATGTGACAAATACTGTGATTGAAAAACAGGTAATTGAATATGAACGTGACCACGATACATTGACAGGGCTTTTAAATCGCGGTGCATTCATTAGGATTATGAATGACTTGTTTGAAAACCATAGAGCTGAGCTGAAAACAGCAGCATTATTGATGCTCGATTTAGATAATTTGAAATATATAAATGACAATTACGGTCATGAAAACGGAGATAACTATATTGCAAAAGCAGCAGAGATATTTGTCCGCAACAGCCCTGAAAACACGGTTATTTCTCGTATTTCAGGGGATGAATTCTATATATTCTTCTATGGGTATGAGAATGAAGCGGTGATTACAGAGTTGATTGCACATTTAAAATCAGCAATTCGAAAGACAACAATTCCGATTGGAGAAAAATCTTTCCAGATGGAAGTGTCGGGAGGACTGGCTTGGTATCCAAAAGACAGTGAGTCATTCGAAAAACTGCAGCATTTTGCGGACTATGCAATGTATAAGATCAAGCATAGCAGTAAAGGGGATATGACAGATTTTGATCGGGATGAGTATCTGAGAGATTCGTTCAAAAGAGAAGTGAAAGATGAATTGAAGACGATTATCACAAATAAAACACTGCAGTTTTATTTCCAGCCAATCATAAGCAGTAAAGATGGATCCGTCTTTGCGTATGAGTCTTTGATGAGATCATTTACGCCATCACTAAAGTCTCCGCTGGACATTTTAAAAGTTGCCAAAGAAGAAAACTGTCTGAATGCGATAGAAGAACTTACGTGGGAACTTGCGCTTGATACGTTTGCGACCCACGTAAATAATAATTTGATTGATAAACATTCAAAAATATTTATCAACTCTATTGCCAATCAAATCTTAAGTGACAAAAAGGTGAAGGAGTTAGAGGAAAAATATGCTGAATATCTGGGAAATGTAGTGTTGGAAGTCACAGAGGGAGAATGTGTTGATGAAAATCATCAAAATCAAAAAGCAAAGCTTATGAAAAAATGGCATGCAGAGCTGGCTTTGGACGACTATGGAAGCGGATATAACAGCGAGAAAATGTTGTTATCCATCTCGCCGAAGTTTATTAAAATCGACATGGACATTATTCGAAATATTGACAGTAATCCGGATAAATGCAAAATCGTGGAAAATATTGTGGGCTATGCGCACGAGCGTGAGATGAAAGTGATTGCCGAGGGAATCGAAACAATTGAAGAACTGAAACAGGTTATCAGGTTAAGGGTAGATTATCTTCAGGGATATTTGTTTTCAAAACCACAATATGTGCCGCCAAAGATACGAGATAACATAGTGAAACTGATTCAGGTAGTGAATGAGGAAGTGTAA